In Procambarus clarkii isolate CNS0578487 chromosome 5, FALCON_Pclarkii_2.0, whole genome shotgun sequence, the following are encoded in one genomic region:
- the LOC138351517 gene encoding selection and upkeep of intraepithelial T-cells protein 5-like encodes MQPTLNKKSVTAYFKKLAAAYPKKPAAAYLLKEASSVFIPALQVFIPTLQVIIPTLQVIIPTLQIIIPTLQVIIPTLQVIIPTLQVIIPTLQVIIPTLQVIIPTLQVIIPTLHVFITTLQVIIPTLQVIIPTLQVIIPTLHVFITTLQVIIPTLQVIIPTLQVIIPTLQVIIPTLQVFIPTLQVFIPTLQVFIPTLQVFIPTRQVFIPTLQVFIPTLQVFPSTLQVFIPTLQVFTSTLQVFIPTLQVFTSTLQVFIPTLQVFIPTLQVFIPTLQVFIPTLQVFILTLQVFIPTLQVFIPTLQVIIPTLQVIIPTLQVFIPTLQVFIPTLQVFIPTLQVFIPTRQVFIPTLQVFIPTLQVFPSTLQVFIPTLQVFTSTLQVFIPTLQVFTSTLQVFIPTLQVFTSTLQVFIPTLQVFTSTLQVFIPTLQVLTSTLQVFIPTLQVFITTLQVFIPTLQVFIPTLQVFIPIIQVFIPTLQVFIPTLQILTSILQVFTSALQVFISTLQVFIPTLLVFTSTLQVFTSTLQVYIPTLQVFTSTLQVFIPTLQVFTSTLQVFTSTLQVFIPTLQVFTSTLQVYIPTLQVFTSTLQVFIPTLQVFTSTLQVFIPTLQVFIPTLQVFTSTLQVFIPALQVFTSTLQVFIPTLQVFTSTLQVFTSTLQVFTSTLQVFIPTLHVIIPTLQVITPTLQVIIPTLQVIIPTLQVIIPTLQVIIPILQVVIPILHVIIPTLQVFIPTLQVIISTLQVFTPTLKVFIPTLQVFTSTLQVFIPTLQVFIPKLQVFIPTLQVFIPTLQVFIPTLQVFTSTQQVFTSTLQVFTSTLQVFISTLQVFITTLQVFIPTLQVFTSTLQVFIPTLQVFTSTLQVFIPTLQVFIPTLLVFTSTLQVFTSTLQVFTSTLQVFIPTLQVFTSTLQVFIPTLQVFIPTLQVFIPTLQVFTSTLQIFIPTLQVFIPTLQVFIPTLQVFTTTLQVFIPKLQVFTSTLQVFISTLQVFIPTLQVFTSTLQVFTSTLQVFIPTLQVFIPTLQVFTSTLQVFTSTLQVITSTLQVITSTLHVFIPTLQVIIPTLQVSTSTLQVFTSTLQVSVPTLQVFVPTLQVFIPTLQVFIQTLQVFIPTLQVLIPTLQVFIPTLQVFIPTLQVFIPTLQVFIPTLQIFIPTLQVFILTLQVFNTTSLHPNTTSLHITTSLHPNTTSLHV; translated from the exons ATGCAGCCTACCCTAAATAAAAAGTCAGTTACAGCTTACTTCAAAAAGCTAGCTGCAGCCTATCCCAAGAAGCCAGCTGCAGCCTACTTACTCAAAGAAGCCAGCT CCGTCTTCATCCCAGCACTACAAGTCTTCATCCCAACATTACAAGTCATCATCCCCACACTACAAGTCATCATCCCCACACTACAAATCATCATCCCAACACTACAAGTCATCATCCCCACACTACAAGTCATCATCCCAACATTACAAGTCATCATCCCCACACTACAAGTCATCATCCCAACACTACAAGTCATCATCCCAACACTACAAGTCATCATCCCAACACTACACGTATTCATCACAACACTACAAGTCATCATCCCAACACTACAAGTCATCATCCCAACACTACAAGTCATCATCCCAACACTACACGTATTCATCACAACACTACAAGTCATCATCCCAACATTACAAGTCATCATCCCCACACTACAAGTCATCATCCCAACACTACAAGTCATCATCCCAACATTACAAGTCTTCATACCAACACTACAAGTCTTCATCCCAACACTACAAGTCTTCATCCCAACACTACAAGTCTTCATACCAACACGACAAGTCTTCATCCCAACACTACAAGTCTTCATCCCAACACTACAAGTCTTCCCGTCTACACTACAAGTCTTCATTCCAACACTACAAGTCTTCACGTCTACACTACAAGTCTTCATTCCAACACTACAAGTCTTCACGTCTACACTACAAGTCTTCATACCAACACTACAAGTCTTCATCCCAACACTACAAGTCTTCATCCCAACACTACAAGTCTTCATACCAACACTACAAGTCTTCATCCTAACACTACAAGTCTTCATCCCAACACTACAAGTCTTCATACCAACACTACAAGTCATCATCCCAACATTACAAGTCATCATCCCCACACTACAAGTCTTCATACCAACACTACAAGTCTTCATCCCAACACTACAAGTCTTCATCCCAACACTACAAGTCTTCATACCAACACGACAAGTCTTCATCCCAACACTACAAGTCTTCATCCCAACACTACAAGTCTTCCCGTCTACACTACAAGTCTTCATTCCAACACTACAAGTCTTCACGTCTACACTACAAGTCTTCATTCCAACACTACAAGTCTTCACGTCTACACTACAAGTCTTCATACCAACACTACAAGTCTTCACGTCTACACTACAAGTCTTCATTCCAACACTACAAGTTTTCACGTCTACACTACAAGTCTTCATCCCAACACTACAAGTCTTAACCTCAACACTTCAAGTCTTCATTCCAACACTACAAGTCTTCATCACAACACTACAAGTCTTCATCCCAACACTACAAGTCTTCATCCCAACACTACAAGTCTTCATCCCAATAATTCAAGTCTTCATCCCAACACTACAAGTCTTCATCCCAACACTACAAATCTTAACCTCAATACTACAAGTCTTCACCTCAGCACTACAAGTCTTCATCTCAACATTACAAGTCTTCATCCCAACACTACTAGTCTTCACCTCAACACTACAAGTCTTCACCTCAACACTACAAGTCTACATCCCAACACTACAAGTCTTCACCTCAACACTACAAGTCTTCATCCCAACATTACAAGTCTTCACCTCAACACTACAAGTCTTCACCTCAACACTACAAGTCTTCATCCCAACACTACAAGTCTTCACCTCAACACTACAAGTCTACATCCCAACACTACAAGTCTTCACCTCAACACTACAAGTCTTCATCCCAACACTACAAGTCTTCACCTCAACACTACAGGTCTTCATCCCAACACTACAAGTCTTCATCCCAACACTACAAGTCTTCACCTCAACACTACAAGTCTTCATCCCAGCACTACAAGTCTTCACCTCAACACTACAAGTCTTCATCCCAACACTACAAGTCTTCACCTCAACACTACAAGTCTTCACCTCAACACTACAAGTCTTCACCTCAACACTACAAGTCTTCATCCCAACATTACATGTCATCATCCCAACACTACAAGTCATCACCCCAACACTACAAGTCATCATCCCTACACTACAAGTCATCATCCCAACATTACAAGTCATCATCCCCACACTACAAGTCATCATCCCAATACTACAAGTCGTCATCCCAATACTACATGTCATCATCCCAACACTACAAGTCTTCATCCCAACACTTCAAGTCATCATCTCAACATTACAAGTTTTCACCCCAACACTAAAAGTCTTCATCCCAACACTACAAGTTTTCACCTCAACACTACAAGTCTTCATCCCAACACTACAAGTCTTCATCCCAAAACTACAAGTCTTCATCCCAACACTACAGGTCTTCATCCCAACACTACAAGTCTTCATCCCAACACTACAAGTCTTCACCTCAACACAACAAGTCTTCACCTCAACACTACAAGTCTTCACCTCAACACTACAAGTCTTCATCTCAACACTACAAGTCTTTATCACAACACTACAAGTCTTCATCCCAACACTACAAGTCTTCACCTCAACACTACAAGTCTTCATCCCAACACTACAAGTCTTCACCTCAACACTACAAGTCTTTATCCCAACACTACAAGTCTTCATCCCAACACTACTAGTCTTCACCTCAACACTACAAGTCTTCACCTCAACACTACAAGTCTTCACCTCAACACTACAAGTCTTCATCCCAACACTACAAGTCTTCACCTCAACATTACAAGTCTTCATCCCAACACTACAAGTCTTCATCCCAACACTACAAGTCTTCATCCCAACACTACAAGTCTTCACCTCAACACTACAAATCTTCATCCCAACACTACAAGTCTTCATCCCAACACTACAAGTCTTCATCCCAACACTACAAGtcttcaccacaacactacaagtCTTCATCCCAAAACTACAAGTCTTCACCTCAACACTACAAGTCTTCATCTCAACACTACAAGTCTTCATCCCAACACTACAAGTCTTCACCTCAACACTACAAGTCTTCACCTCAACACTACAAGTCTTCATCCCAACACTACAAGTCTTCATCCCAACACTACAAGTCTTCACCTCAACACTACAAGTCTTCACCTCAACACTACAAGTCATCACCTCAACACTACAAGTCATCACCTCAACACTACATGTCTTCATCCCAACATTACAAGTCATCATCCCAACACTACAAGTCTCCACCTCAACACTACAAGTCTTCACCTCAACACTTCAAGTCTCCGTCCCAACACTACAAGTCTTCGTCCCAACACTACAAGTCTTCATCCCAACACTACAAGTCTTCATCCAAACACTACAAGTCTTCATCCCAACACTACAAGTCTTGATCCCAACACTACAGGTCTTCATCCCAACACTACAAGTCTTCATCCCAACACTACAAGTCTTCATCCCAACACTACAAGTCTTCATCCCAACACTACAAATCTTCATCCCAACACTACAAGTCTTCATCCTAACACTACAAGTCTTCAACACTACAAGTCTTCATCCCAACACTACAAGTCTTCATATCACTACAAGTCTTCATCCCAACACTACAAGTCTTCACGTCTGA